Below is a window of Enterococcus gilvus ATCC BAA-350 DNA.
TGCCGGAAAATAGCGTGTACAGAGGTTGGACATCGCCGCCCCCAGTCAACGTGGACAATTGGATTGCCGGATAACACAACGCACCACCAATCACCAGACCCACATATTGATTCACGCCGAATTTCTTCGCGGCTGCAACTGCTACTGCGATTGGCAAGAACATGAAGATCGCGTCACCAATGGCATTCAGCACAATATAGGTACCGCTTTCAGGAGTCAGTACGCTTGCTGCTACTAATAAGGCATTCAGCCCTTTGATCATCCCGCCAGCACTTAATGCTCCAAGAAATGGTTGGAAGATTCCGCTGATCACATCGATCAATCGGTCAAAAAGACTACCTGACGCTTCGACTGGTGCGCTGCTTTCGCCGCCAAGTCCTGCCATATCCACGACGTCTTCATAGACTTGTCCAACATGATTGCCGATAACGACTTGATATTGACCAGCACTATGCATGATCGTTACAACACCATCCATATTTTTCAATACATCATCGTTTGCTTTGCTCTCATCCTTTAATTTAAAACGTAAACGCGTGATACAATGCGTTAAGCTGTTGATATTGTCTTTGCCGCCAACATTTTCGACGATTTTTTCCGCTAATTCACGATATTTTCCCACTTCTATTTCCTCCTAATTTGTAGTCGTCCTGTCTGTCTGTCTAACAGCACCCGGGTATTTCCTGTTAAACAAGCGCAGTGTTTTTTATTGCGTCACTTTTTGCACTAACCGTGCGATGTGGATCGTTAAATACAATTTCTCATCGTTCGTCATTTCGTATTGATACTTTTCTAAAATAAAATCCGCGATCTTCCCTACACATTTGTAGGCATTTTGATATTTTCTCTGAATGATCAAAAGCAGCTCATCGTCTGTCTCATCAGCAACTTGCCGTTGATTCATGATCCGTGAGGCAAAAAAGCGCAGATGCGTCGTAAAACGATAAAAATAGACAGATTCTTCATCCAGTTGAACTTTAAAATAATAGCTTGTAATTTGTATGATTTCCTGCATCATCTCTGTCATTAAAAAGGCATCATCATTATCGTTTTCCGTTTGCGCATTGACTAGATGCAAAGCAATGTTTCCTGCTTCATCTTCCCCTAGATCAATACCGAACTTCTTTTTGATTCTCTTTACCGCGTCTACCCCTACTGAAAATTCATCAGGAAAGAACCGTTTAACGTCCCACAATAAAAGATTACGGACGCGAACACCTTCTTTGACGCGCTGGATCGCTGCATATAAATGATCCGTTATGGAAATGTAGAGCGAGTCATTCAATGGATTCTTCAATGTGACTTTTGCTTCGTCAATAATGTCATTGGCGATTTCTACATAGGCAATTGGCATATCCTCTAAAAGCTCTTGAAACTTATGGGACAATTCATTGTTGGCAAGATGGTAGGTTTTATCGATCGCGTCCTCCGCTATCTCATCCCCCACTTTTTTCTGAAAGGCTAGACCACGCCCCATTACAACGATTTCGTTATTTTTTTGATTCGTTGTAATTACCACATTGTTATTCAAAATTTTTCGAATCTGCATCCAATGCTCCCCCGTTCTGTGACATTCGCTACTCAAGCTCTTTTCCACGATCTCTTTCACTTAAAATGATAGATATATTTGTGACCGCTGTCAAACTCAATTTTGTTTTTTTAAGATCCTCCTTCCTATTTTTGAGCAACAAAAAAACCCAATGAGCGCACGACAAATAACATCGAATACGTCATCAGGTTTAGCTTGTATTTAAACAATCACTATCCATCATTTGGTCTATTTAATTCAAAATTAGCTTAACAAACAGAGAAAGCGCTGTCAATAGTTTTTACAAAAATAATTTTATTCGCCTTGTATTTTGTGAACGCCTATTAGCCTGCCTCCAGTACAAAAAGCTGTAAACCCTCGTTCCTTTATGCGCTTAGAAAGCACCGCTTAAAAGGTTGATCGCCAAAGATAAAAATATCACGACCATCACGATGCTGCCCCACAAACTTAACATAATGAAAGGAGACGTATTTTCGTTTCCTTCCTTTTTTATATTTTTAAATGTCCGCACGGTCATCCATAACTGCCAAATCCCCAACAATAAAAACACGATCCCAATAATCATACGCATCACTCCCCTTGTCCTCATTTTACACCTGCAAGCAGGCGTTAGACAAATCCTCGAACAGATTAATTGAATTCTGCTTGGATATCCTTTAGGGTAAAGGAGTACTTAAAAAAGAAAGGATGGCATTTCAATGACCAAGAAAATTGCAGCGATCGTTACAGATTTAGTAGAGGATGTTGAACTATCCTCTCCGAAAGAAGCACTAGAAAAAGACGGCAATGAAGTCACTATTATCAGCTTCGAAGCCAATCAAGAAATTACAGGTAAAAAAGGAACTACCTTCAAAAGCGACAAAGGAATCGATGAAGTAAAACCAGAAGACTTCGATGCCCTATTGATCCCTGGTGGATTTTCTCCCGACCAATTACGCGGCGATTCACGCTTTGTCGCTTTCGTTACCTACTTCTTAGACAAAGAAGAACCACTCTTTGCGATTTGTCACGGCCCACAATTATTTATCCAAACAGGTTTGACAAAAGGTCGTACAATGACTGCCTATACAACGGTTCGTCCAGATGTCGGCTACGCTGGCGCTATCGT
It encodes the following:
- the licT gene encoding BglG family transcription antiterminator LicT, with the protein product MQIRKILNNNVVITTNQKNNEIVVMGRGLAFQKKVGDEIAEDAIDKTYHLANNELSHKFQELLEDMPIAYVEIANDIIDEAKVTLKNPLNDSLYISITDHLYAAIQRVKEGVRVRNLLLWDVKRFFPDEFSVGVDAVKRIKKKFGIDLGEDEAGNIALHLVNAQTENDNDDAFLMTEMMQEIIQITSYYFKVQLDEESVYFYRFTTHLRFFASRIMNQRQVADETDDELLLIIQRKYQNAYKCVGKIADFILEKYQYEMTNDEKLYLTIHIARLVQKVTQ
- a CDS encoding type 1 glutamine amidotransferase domain-containing protein, with the protein product MTKKIAAIVTDLVEDVELSSPKEALEKDGNEVTIISFEANQEITGKKGTTFKSDKGIDEVKPEDFDALLIPGGFSPDQLRGDSRFVAFVTYFLDKEEPLFAICHGPQLFIQTGLTKGRTMTAYTTVRPDVGYAGAIVKDEAVVVDNKLVTSRTPDDLPDFNEKIIEVLHA